The following proteins are encoded in a genomic region of Gloeocapsa sp. PCC 73106:
- the folB gene encoding dihydroneopterin aldolase has translation MDRIKIKDIRAYGYTGFLTEEQILGQWFRVDLTLWLDLTEASVSDRICDTLDYRQAISIVKGQITTAKFALVEKLAGAIATEILELTPVKKVRVQLSKLAPPIPDFSGTITIDLIKKIGF, from the coding sequence ATGGATCGGATTAAAATTAAGGATATCCGCGCTTACGGTTATACTGGTTTTCTAACTGAAGAGCAAATTTTGGGACAGTGGTTTAGAGTAGATTTAACTCTCTGGTTAGATTTAACTGAAGCGTCTGTAAGCGATCGCATCTGTGATACCCTAGATTATCGACAAGCTATTAGTATAGTTAAAGGGCAAATTACCACAGCCAAGTTTGCTTTAGTGGAGAAATTAGCTGGGGCGATCGCTACTGAAATCTTAGAGTTAACTCCAGTTAAAAAAGTACGCGTACAATTGTCCAAGCTTGCACCACCTATTCCCGATTTCTCCGGTACAATCACTATCGATCTTATCAAAAAAATTGGGTTTTAA
- a CDS encoding S-adenosyl-l-methionine hydroxide adenosyltransferase family protein encodes MTKLIALITDFGLQDIYVGVIKGVIASINSHIPILDITHHIPPQDLISASFCLKSAYPYFPSETIYLAVVDPGVGSTRKAIALRAEHETYFIGPDNGLFTGILDLIPILEARELTNRVYWRSPEPSLTFHGRDIFASVAAHLASGVPFETLGEKIPLPSLVRLPLAPYQLTADGVVGVIQYIDYFGNLITNIPASLVSNKSWSVSLFNTTIAQSSTYSEQPQGELLALISSNGWVEIAINGGSAAQKLQLNLGDSIYVKFKD; translated from the coding sequence ATGACTAAATTAATCGCCTTAATTACGGATTTTGGGCTACAAGATATCTATGTGGGCGTCATCAAGGGGGTAATCGCCTCTATTAACTCCCATATTCCTATTTTAGATATCACTCACCACATTCCACCTCAAGATCTTATTAGTGCCAGTTTTTGTTTGAAGAGCGCTTATCCCTATTTTCCCTCTGAAACCATCTATCTAGCAGTGGTCGATCCAGGAGTGGGAAGCACTAGAAAAGCGATCGCCCTGCGCGCTGAGCATGAGACTTATTTCATCGGTCCTGATAATGGACTATTTACTGGTATCTTAGATTTAATTCCCATACTTGAAGCTAGAGAATTGACTAATCGAGTCTATTGGCGATCGCCTGAACCTAGTTTAACCTTTCACGGACGCGATATCTTTGCTTCTGTAGCTGCGCATTTAGCTAGTGGTGTACCCTTTGAAACTCTGGGGGAGAAAATACCCCTCCCAAGCTTGGTAAGACTCCCTCTGGCGCCTTATCAACTCACTGCTGATGGGGTTGTGGGTGTGATTCAATATATAGATTATTTTGGCAATTTAATTACTAATATTCCCGCAAGTTTAGTAAGTAATAAATCTTGGTCAGTAAGTTTATTTAATACAACTATAGCCCAAAGCTCTACCTATAGTGAACAACCTCAAGGAGAGTTACTCGCTTTGATTAGTAGTAACGGTTGGGTAGAAATCGCCATTAATGGTGGTAGCGCGGCACAAAAGTTACAATTAAATTTAGGAGATTCCATTTACGTTAAATTTAAGGATTAA